One Megalops cyprinoides isolate fMegCyp1 chromosome 4, fMegCyp1.pri, whole genome shotgun sequence genomic window carries:
- the LOC118777290 gene encoding chemokine-like receptor 1: protein MREALKYMYMGMYSIIILLGLPLNTLVIYTIFCKMKRTGRVIWFLGLAVTDLTVCLFLPFQIVSALDDFNWRFGRGLCKFCSFVMFVNMHSTALMLSFMSTDRCLSALVSRACCKSFVSKSMVLLSWTIGTLLSIPSFLFRSVKDTDNGQSCIDDYKTTAEGERTLHLVTFTRLFFGLLLPLFVITIGSCFVSMKRSSIQIKASKSYRIIRAIIIAYFLCWIPYHTFMVMALVVQSPRELFTVGLPISTILAGLNSCVNPIICILMGRSISMTWMEAAPETTGEQDQSAENLTEIKTHHEQKDL from the coding sequence ATGAGAGAAGCCCTTAAATACATGTACATGGGAATGTACAGCATAATTATACTGCTGGGGCTCCCACTCAACACCCTTGTTATCTACACGATcttctgcaaaatgaaaaggacaGGAAGAGTCATCTGGTTCCTTGGCCTGGCTGTAACTgatctcactgtctgtctcttcctgccATTTCAAATCGTCTCTGCCCTTGATGACTTCAACTGGAGGTTTGGACGGGGCCTGTGCAAGTTCTGCTCTTTTGTGATGTTTGTGAACATGCACTCTACCGCTTTGATGCTATCATTCATGAGCACGGACCGCTGCCTCTCTGCATTGGTCTCTCGCGCTTGCTGCAAGAGCTTTGTGTCCAAAAGTATGGTCTTGCTCTCTTGGACCATTGGCACCCTTTTGAGCATTCCGTCCTTTTTATTCAGGAGTGTTAAAGATACAGACAACGGACAGAGCTGCATTGATGACTACAAAACTACAGCGGAGGGTGAGAGGACATTACACTTGGTGACGTTTACCCGTTTGTTTTTTGGATTGCTTCTGCCCTTATTTGTGATAACCATCGGCTCCTGCTTTGTGTCCATGAAAAGGAGCAGTATCCAAATCAAGGCCTCCAAGTCCTATCGAATCATTAGGGCCATAATCATTGCATACTTTCTGTGCTGGATACCCTATCATACCTTCATGGTCATGGCACTTGTTGTGCAATCACCCCGAGAGCTCTTCACCGTGGGGTTGCCCATTAGCACCATTCTGGCAGGCTTAAACAGCTGTGTCAACCCTATTATCTGCATTCTCATGGGCAGGAGCATTAGCATGACCTGGATGGAGGCAGCACCTGAGACGACTGGAGAGCAGGACCAATCGGCAGAGAATCTTacagaaataaagacacacCACGAGCAGAAAGACTTATAA
- the LOC118776126 gene encoding chemokine-like receptor 1 — protein sequence MDFIDDYDITYAHITTAHPSKSPTSTIGADSVILVIVNIIIFLLGVSGNGIVIWISSLKLKKSVNKTWYLSLACSDFIFCACLPFSIVNMLTSAWPFGLFMCKFTSFIMVLNMFSSIFLLVIISVDRCVSVVFPVWAQNHRTVKAASVLVALAWIVSVALSVPSLVFRDTMVQGDQTICYNNYKEVMHSHETVAFSRFICGFLIPFVIITLCYTIIILKLKNNRMTKSSKPFKVMSALIVTFFVCWLPYHIFVLLEIHPESHIDIISKGVKICVTLANANSCMNPFLYAFMGKDFKKTCWSSVLSKIENAMDDDVDTSAKKQSFTQDSKVSTEI from the coding sequence ATGGATTTTATTGATGATTACGACATTACATATGCTCATATAACTACAGCTCATCCCTCAAAGTCCCCAACCAGCACTATAGGAGCAGACTCTGTGATTCTTGTGATTGTGAACATCATCATCTTCTTGCTGGGGGTTTCTGGAAATGGAATTGTCATCTGGATCTCCAGTCTCAAGCTGAAAAAGTCTGTCAACAAAACCTGGTATCTGAGCCTGGCATGCTCAGACTTCATTTTCTGCGCCTGTCTCCCCTTCAGCATTGTGAACATGCTTACTTCTGCCTGGCCGTTTGGGCTGTTCATGTGCAAGTTCACCTCCTTCATCATGGTCCTGAACATGTTCAGCAGCATCTTCCTCCTGGTCATCATCAGTGTGGACCGCTGTGTGTCTGTCGTGTTCCCCGTCTGGGCACAGAACCACCGCACCGTGAAAGCAGCCTCTGTACTGGTCGCTCTCGCCTGGATCGTCTCTGTTGCTCTCAGTGTACCTTCATTGGTTTTCCGTGACACAATGGTTCAGGGAGACCAAACTATTTGTTACAACAACTATAAGGAGGTAATGCATAGTCATGAGACTGTTGCTTTCAGTCGGTTTATCTGTGGGTTTTTAATCCCTTTTGTGATCATCACCCTCTGTTACACCATCATTATTCTGAAGCTGAAGAACAATCGAATGACCAAATCCTCTAAACCATTTAAAGTCATGTCTGCACTCATTGTGACCTTCTTTGTATGTTGGTTGCCTTACCACATCTTTGTCCTGCTTGAAATTCACCCTGAATCTCATATAGATATTATCTCTAAAGGGGTCAAGATTTGTGTCACTCTGGCCAATGCAAACAGCTGCATGAATCcctttttgtatgcatttatggGGAAAGACTTCAAGAAAACATGCTGGAGTTCTGTTTTGTCCAAAATTGAAAATGCAATGGATGATGATGTTGACACCTCAGCCAAAAAGCAATCATTTACTCAGGACAGTAAAGTTTCAACTGAGATTTGA
- the LOC118777250 gene encoding chemokine-like receptor 1, with protein MLQNNTTTDYDYESPGPYMTIQFASEYDMREALKYMYMGMYSIIILLGLPLNTLVIYTIFCKMKRTGRVIWFLGLAVTDLTVCLFLPFQIVSALDDFNWRFGRGLCKFCSFVMFVNMHSTALMLSFMSTDRCLSALVSRACCKSFVSKSMVLLSWTIGTLLSIPSFLFRSVKDTDNGQSCIDDYKTTAEGALA; from the exons atgttgcaaaataaCACAACTACCGATTATGATTATGAATCCCCTGGACCATATATGACTATTCAGTTTGCCAGTGAATATGACATGAGAGAAGCCCTTAAATACATGTACATGGGAATGTACAGCATAATTATACTGCTGGGGCTCCCACTCAACACCCTTGTTATCTACACGATcttctgcaaaatgaaaaggacaGGAAGAGTCATCTGGTTCCTTGGCCTGGCTGTAACTgatctcactgtctgtctcttcctgccATTTCAAATCGTCTCTGCCCTTGATGACTTCAACTGGAGGTTTGGACGGGGCCTGTGCAAGTTCTGCTCTTTTGTGATGTTTGTGAACATGCACTCTACCGCTTTGATGCTATCATTCATGAGCACGGACCGCTGCCTCTCTGCATTGGTCTCTCGCGCTTGCTGCAAGAGCTTTGTGTCCAAAAGTATGGTCTTGCTCTCTTGGACCATTGGCACCCTTTTGAGCATTCCGTCCTTTTTATTCAGGAGTGTTAAAGATACAGACAACGGACAGAGCTGCATTGATGACTACAAAACTACAGCGGAGG GAGCATTAGCATGA
- the LOC118776127 gene encoding chemokine-like receptor 1: MADYDFTYAHITTAHPSKSQTSTIGADSVILVLVNIIIFLLGVSGNGIVIWISSLKLKRSVNTIWYLSLAVSDFIFCSFILFSIVYMATSAWPFGLFMCKFTSFIMFLNMFSSIFLLVIISVDRCASVVFPVWAQNHRTVKAASVLVALAWIVSVALSVPSAVAHSHETVSFSRFVCGFLIPFVIITLCYAIIVLKLKNNQMTKSSKPFKVMSALIVTFFVCWLPYHIFVLLEVYDKPNKSNIVRTGLMVSATLASANSCMNPFLYAFMGKDFKKTCWSSVLSKIENAMDDDVGTST, encoded by the exons ATGGCTGATTACGACTTTACATATGCTCATATAACTACAGCTCATCCCTCAAAGTCCCAAACCAGCACTATAGGAGCAGACTCTGTGATTCTTGTGCTTGTGAACATCATCATCTTCTTGCTGGGGGTTTCTGGGAATGGAATTGTCATCTGGATCTCCAGTCTCAAGCTGAAAAGGTCTGTCAACACAATCTGGTATCTGAGCCTAGCAGTCTCGGACTTCATTTTTTGCTCCTTTATCCTATTCAGCATTGTGTACATGGCTACTTCTGCCTGGCCGTTTGGGCTGTTCATGTGCAAGTTCACCTCCTTCATCATGTTCCTGAACATGTTCAGCAGCATCTTCCTCCTGGTCATCATCAGTGTGGACCGATGTGCGTCTGTCGTGTTCCCCGTCTGGGCACAGAACCACCGCACAGTGAAAGCAGCCTCTGTACTGGTCGCTCTCGCCTGGATCGTCTCTGTTGCTCTCAGTGTACCCTCAGCT GTAGCGCACAGTCATGAGACTGTTTCTTTCAGTCGGTTTGTCTGTGGGTTTTTAATCCCTTTTGTGATCATCACCCTCTGTTACGCCATCATTGTTCTGAAGCTGAAGAACAACCAAATGACCAAATCCTCCAAACCATTTAAAGTCATGTCTGCCCTCATTGTGACTTTCTTTGTATGTTGGTTGCCTTACCACATCTTTGTCCTGCTGGAAGTTTATGATAAAccaaataaaagcaacattGTCAGAACTGGGCTCATGGTAAGTGCCACTCTGGCCAGTGCAAACAGCTGCATGAATCcctttttgtatgcatttatggGGAAAGACTTCAAGAAAACATGCTGGAGTTCTGTTTTGTCCAAAATTGAAAATGCAATGGATGATGATGTTGGCACCTCAACTTAA
- the LOC118776128 gene encoding chemokine-like receptor 1: MEPDLNVYYSMEYPTDILPTAPEPQTSTIGAGSVILVIVNIIIFLLGISGNGIVIWISGVKMKRSVNTTWYLSLACSDFIFCACLPFSIVNMATSAWPFGLVMCKFIPLIMFLNMFSSIFLLVIISVDRCASVVFPVWVQNHRTVKAASVLVTLAWIVSVALSVPSLVFRDTKVEGHKTICYNNFGKGVPTHWNVVFSRFVCGFLIPFVIITLCYTIIILKLKNNRMTKSSKPFKVMSALIVTFFVCWLPYHIFVLLEVYNELHNHNIVTGLMVSATLVSANSTMNPFLYAFMGKDFKKTCSILSKIENAMSDDARTASKRQSCTQDSKVSTDPQGEMSAV, encoded by the coding sequence ATGGAACCTGATTTGAACGTGTATTATTCAATGGAGTATCCTACTGATATACTGCCAACAGCACCAGAGCCCCAGACCAGCACTATAGGGGCAGGTTCTGTGATTCTTGTGATTGTGAACATCATCATCTTCCTGCTGGGGATTTCTGGAAATGGAATTGTCATCTGGATCTCTGGTGTCAAGATGAAAAGGTCTGTCAACACAACCTGGTATCTGAGCCTGGCATGCTCAGACTTCATTTTCTGTGCCTGTCTCCCCTTCAGCATTGTGAACATGGCTACTTCTGCCTGGCCATTTGGGCTGGTCATGTGCAAGTTCATCCCCCTCATCATGTTCCTGAACATGTTCAGCAGCATCTTCCTCCTGGTCATCATCAGTGTGGACCGATGTGCGTCTGTCGTGTTCCCCGTCTGGGTACAGAACCACCGCACAGTGAAAGCAGCCTCTGTACTGGTCACTCTTGCCTGGATTGTCTCTGTTGCTCTCAGTGTACCTTCACTGGTTTTCCGTGACACAAAGGTTGAAGGACACAAAACCATTTGTTACAACAACTTTGGGAAGGGAGTGCCTACACACTGGAACGTTGTTTTCAGTCGGTTTGTCTGTGGGTTTTTAATCCCTTTTGTGATCATCACCCTCTGTTACACCATCATTATTCTGAAGCTGAAGAACAACCGAATGACCAAATCCTCTAAACCATTTAAAGTCATGTCTGCCCTCATTGTGACTTTCTTTGTATGTTGGTTGCCCTACCACATCTTTGTCCTGCTGGAAGTTTACAATGAACTACATAACCACAATATTGTCACGGGGCTCATGGTAAGTGCCACTCTGGTGAGTGCAAACAGCACCATGAATCcctttttgtatgcatttatggGCAAAGACTTTAAGAAAACATGCTCCATTTTGTCCAAAATTGAAAATGCAATGAGTGATGATGCACGTACTGCAAGTAAAAGGCAGTCATGTACTCAGGACAGTAAAGTTTCGACCGACCCCCAAGGTGAGATGTCTGCTGTATAA
- the LOC118776955 gene encoding chemokine-like receptor 1 has protein sequence MENFEFNDYNGDYENYSYENFTAEEVIDNSSKSCFNDVSCVTVVVVNVVIFLLGVSGNGIVIWISGLKMKRSVNTCWYLSLAISDFIFCTCLPFNIVNMATSAWPFGLVMCKFTSFIMFLNMFSSIFLLVIISVDRCVSVVFPVWAQNHRTVKAASVLVALAWIVSVALSVPSAITRDIKVHGDKTICHNNFGKVMLSHQTIAFSRFVCGFLIPFVIITLCYTIIVLKLKSSRMTKSSKPFKVMSALIVTFFVCWLPYHIFILLELNHHNHSIKILTAGLMVSGTLASANSFLNPILYVFMGNDFKQKFKNCLFSKIENAIGEDGRTTSRYLSRSSSVERKASTHI, from the coding sequence ATGGAGAACTTTGAGTTCAATGATTATAATGGTGATTATGAAAATTACTCGTACGAAAATTTTACAGCGGAAGAAGTTATtgacaacagcagcaaatcGTGTTTCAATGATGTGTCTTGTGTGACTGTCGTGGTCGTGAATGTTGTCATTTTCTTGCTGGGGGTTTCTGGGAATGGAATAGTTATCTGGATATCAGGTCTCAAGATGAAAAGGTCCGTTAACACCTGCTGGTATCTCAGCCTGGCAATCTCGGACTTCATTTTCTGTACCTGTCTCCCCTTCAACATTGTGAACATGGCTACTTCTGCCTGGCCATTTGGGCTGGTCATGTGCAAGTTCACCTCCTTCATCATGTTCCTGAACATGTTCAGCAGCATCTTCCTCCTGGTCATCATCAGTGTGGACCGCTGTGTGTCTGTCGTGTTCCCCGTCTGGGCACAGAACCACCGCACAGTGAAAGCAGCCTCTGTACTGGTCGCTCTCGCCTGGATCGTCTCTGTTGCTCTCAGTGTACCCTCAGCTATTACACGTGACATAAAGGTTCATGGAGACAAAACCATTTGTCACAACAACTTTGGGAAGGTAATGCTTAGTCATCAGACTATTGCTTTCAGTCGGTTCGTCTGTGGGTTTTTAATCCCTTTTGTGATCATCACCCTCTGTTACACCATCATTGTTCTGAAGCTGAAGAGCAGCCGAATGACCAAATCCTCCAAACCTTTTAAAGTCATGTCTGCCCTCattgtgactttttttgtatgCTGGTTGCCTTACCACATCTTTATCCTGCTAGAACTAaaccaccacaaccacagcaTTAAAATTTTAACGGCTGGGTTGATGGTGAGTGGTACTCTTGCCTCTGCCAACAGCTTTTTGAATCCAATTCTTTATGTGTTTATGGGCAATGATTTCAAACAGAAATTCAAGAACTGTTTGTTCTCGAAAATTGAGAATGCCATTGGTGAGGATGGCCGCACAACCAGTCGCTATCTATCACGGTCAAGCTCGGTGGAACGCAAAGCTTCCACCCACATCTGA